A window of Candidatus Acidiferrales bacterium genomic DNA:
AGCTCGACGATGGGACTGCGGCTCAGTATGCTCTGGATTTAGTAGCGCGACTGAGTTCGGAGACCTGGCCAGCCTTCATGGAATCTATGGCAGAGGTGACGAAAGCAGTGGGCTTTCGAATTCCGACGACAGTGAAAGAGGCGCAAGAAACGTATTCCTTGCTTGACGCTGTTCGAACGACGCTTGACTCATATACGTCCGAGATTTTCAAACAGGATATCCAGGCAATGGTGCGCGCTCTCGCGGCTGGCGGGGGCGGAGGACTCAAAGCGGTATGGAGTTGGTGCACGAGCGGTGACTACCGGCGAGCGCGCAGCCAGGCTCTCACATATCGCACCGCGGGGAAGGCCAAGAGCGCTCAATTGTCGGCCGAATTGAGCGCTGCTGACGACCAGCGAATCAGATGGGCTTTACTAAGCGGCTATTCGTCTTCGCCTCAGCGGGTAGCGGGTCATTCGGAGGCACACAAAAAGCTAAAGCTTGCGCTTGCCGATCTCGCAGCGCTGGCTTCTATCATCGGACAGAGGCAGTTTGATGCGGTACCACTCGTCGAGCTTACAACCTCCCTTGATGGTCTTGCCAAAGACCGGCTGACGCCAATGAGGCTGCCTAAACTGTGCGAAGTGGAGCGTGGCCTTGAGAGTTCAGGAGTTGGGAAATTAGTCGAAGAGCTTCGCAAGAAAAAACTAGACCGAGAGCGGTTTATCGCCTCGTTTGATTTCTGCTGGTATTCCTCCTGTTTGGAAGCTGCCCAGTTTGAGGACCCGGAGATCGCTGGGTTCAACGGGAGAACCCAAGATGGCTTTGTGGAAGAATTTAAAGCGCTGGACAAAGAACGGATTCGAATCGCTGCATCGCGGGTGCGAAGAGCATACGCCGAGCGAGCAATAGCAGCTATGAATGAACACAAATCCGAAGAGTACGTCATCCGATCTGAGGCTGAGAAGAAGCGCAGGCATCGACCTCTTCGCGCGTTATTTTCTGACGCGCGGCACGTCCTGACGGCAGTCTGCCCTTGCTGGATGGCTAGCCCTCTTTCTGTCAGTCAACTGCTAGACGCGGACCGGCATTTCGATTTCGTGATCTTTGACGAAGCAAGCCAAGTTTTACCGGAAGATGCGATCCCAGCAATCATGCGGGGAACGCACCTGGTCGTCGCCGGCGACCGATGGCAATTACCCCCCACGACTTTTTTCGCGGCAGCAGAGGAAGATGAATTGGCAGACGACGAATCGAACGCGGCCATCGAAGGATATGAAAGTCTTCTCGACACTACAAATGCGTTCATGCCGTCGTGGTATCTCGATTGGCACTATCGAAGTCGAGACGAAACTCTAATCAGTTTTTCTAACTACCACATCTATCAGAATCGATTGGTTACATTTCCAGGACCCGGAGGGTCGCCTGTTATCCAGCATTTTCTGGTCGAACAGCCACTCGGCCTAGATGGACAGGAAGAGAGTTGCTCGGCAGAGGTCCAAAAAGTGGTCGATCTCGTTCTGGAACACGCGGAAAACAGGCCCAGCGAGTCCTTGGGGATTATTGCAATGGGAATCCGGCACGCAGACCGCGTGCAGCGAGCTCTAGATCAGGCGCTCGCGCAAAGGCCTCAACTGGCCCCCTTTTTCGACCCGAACGCTGAAGACCGATTCTTTGTCAAAAACTTAGAGCGGGTTCAGGGAGATGAGCGCGACGCCATCATTCTAACCGTGGGTTATGGGAAGGACCGAGGGGGAAATCTTCCGTTTAGATTTGGCCCGCTGTTATCTATTGGGGGGCAAAGACGACTCAATGTTGCGGTAACAAGGGCCCGTCAGCGAATGACACTGGTTTCCTCCTTCAGCCATCTGGACATGGACATGGCAAAAGTTAAGCCGGGTACAGGAGTGGAATTACTTCGCCACTATCTCGAATATGCTGCTAGTGGCGGCAAGAGATTAGGGGACATTGCTTCCACCGCATTTCCAATGAACTCGTTCGAGGCAGAGGTTTTTGATGTGCTCCAGTCAAAGGGTGTGCCTCTCTTATCTCAAGTTGGTGCTTCCAACTACCGTATAGATCTCGTCGCGCAGCACCCAGAGCAACCCGGAAGATGCGTTCTCGCGATTGAGTGCGACGGTGCCTCATATCATTCCAGTCCGACCGCACGGGATCGCGACCGTTTGCGACAACAGCAGCTAGAGAACCTAGGATGGAAATTCCATCGGATTTGGTCGACAGACTGGTTCATGCGCAAGGACGACGAAGTGACCCGCGCGTTGGCTGCTTATGAAAATGCGGTCGCCGCCGCCAATTCCAGGAACTCTGCCAAGGCGTCAGCGCCGGTACCAACTTGGGCGATTTCGCCGCGTGTCAAGGACCGGAGCCGAGGTCCACGCCCCAATATCTCAAAGCGCGAAACGATCACAGGCTATTCTGAATGGGAACTCAGGGCGATGATCAGTTGGATTGAATCCGACGGTCGTCTTCGGACTGATGAAGAAATCATCGACGAACTGCTGCCTGAACTAGGGTTTCAGCGCCGGGGTGCAAGGATTGACGGCGTGCTCAAATCTACGTTGGAAAAGTATCGGACTCAAGGGCAGAACAATAAGTAGCTGTGTACCCATTGAGGAATTATGCTTGTGCAAGGGTGCGCCCGCCGCTAGGCGGGCGGCGCGGATGAATCATCCGCGCCGATGGCATTCAGGATTTGCGTTGCGGTTCGCTGCACGTATTCGAGGCTTTCGCCAAGGAGCTTGGCATCGCCGCCGTACAAGCCGATGTAGTCCTGCGCGGCGCTTCCGGTCTGGAGGGCGATTGCGCTGCAAACTACAAAAGCGACGGCCTCGGCCTCGGTCTCGCGGATTCGCTTGGTTGTGCTGCTGCGGCGTTCGTCGCGATGCATGAGCTCATGCGCCGTCTCATGCGCGAGAGTCGCGAATTCTTCAGCCGGTGACTGGCCGGTCAGCAACGTGATCTTGCCGCCTGACGAGGTGCCGCGTGCAGGCGCGATTTCGCCGGAATATTCGAGCGCGATGGCTTGCTCGGCGACGAATTTCGCAAGCCGCTCACGATATTCACGTGGGTCGCCGTTCACGCTGCCGATTTCCGGCAACGGCTGGCCGTCCGTTTGGCTGATATCGAACACGTAGGCCGCGCGGAATCCAACTGCGACTGAGGATTCGTCCGGCTCGGTTTCGCGGTTGTTCTCGGCCTTTTTCCGAATGACTGGAGCGAGAATCAGGATGCCTTTCTCGCCCTTCTTCACGAAGCGGCCCATCTTGTGCCAAGCGTGAAAGCCTGCCAAGTGCGTGGCGTTCGGCTTCTGCGATGCGATAAGCATTATGTTGCCCCACGAATAGCGCCGGAAGCGCGCCATCGCCGCGAGATAGTCCTTGAGGCGCTCACTGTGGCCCGCTTCTAGGGCTTGCCGGAGTTGCTCGATTGCGTTGCTTGCGATCTGTTTTGCTTGTTCGACTTTCATTTTTCCTGTCCTCCTGTTTCAGGGAGTCCTTGCTCCCTTCACCCACAGCCGGGGGAGCGAGGACGCAAAACAGGGGACAGAAGCGAAGAGATTGGCGCGTCCAGGTCGGAACGGGCCGCACGCCTGAGTGACACTGCTTTTTGGTGGCGCGAAGCGTGCTAGTGAAGACCGTAGGCGGACGAATTACACGCCGGAACGCGACAATCTCGGAGCGGAGGAGAACAGCAAAGGTTCAGGCAGCGACGGAGACGGGTCAGCGCTTGGGACAGAGCTAAACCGTATGATTACTCCGGCACGAAATCCCGTACAACCATTGCACCAGGTACCTTCGAAACCACATAGGAAATCTGACCAGCGACGTACTTTGTCAGGTTCGCGAACCATTCTGAAAAGTCTGTTCCCTGGAAGAGCTGTTTGTGACTGAAAGGTTGGCCTTTTCCCCACAGCGACGCCATAGAAAAGTGAATTCTGCCGCAGTCAACGAGTCCAGAGAAGATGTCACTTTGTCCTTCGGGGACGAATTCTGCTGGTCGAGCGATTACAGTCCGAACAATTGCCTCGATGTGCTCGGGGCGCTGCACAAAATGCCAGTGCGGCTGTGCATGTTCGGATGTTGGGTCCGATGCTGCGGCTTGGTCCCATTCGGCCCGGAACAAAGGGGTAATCTCACCAGCAAAGAGGTCCTGGAGTACCAGAAGCGTAGCATGCTGCAACGTGTGGCGATTGGCTCCGATTTCGAACCTGGCGAGGAATGTAAAGTAGAAGGTGCTTTCTTGGCCATCGGATAAGCGGATATGCATGAGAGGTTGTTGTGCCCCCTCGTCAGTTTCGACGATCCTCTCGTCAGCGTTCAAAGATACGCTGAAGCTAGCTCCTGCTCTGCTGGGGCGTCTTGTAAGGCCTAGGAAAGGTTGATTGAACGAAGATCTTAGACTTTTTTCGAGAGACTGAAGGAGTCTTTCGTTGTAGGGAACACCATCCGGCATATGTCACCCGTTTAGTACAGAGAGAACCGAATCGTTTACGTTGGCCCAACGGTCAATCTTGCCCTGTGAGATTCTTAGACCTATTTGGACTAGCTTATTAAGGTCAGCTTGGCCGAGCTTCGAGACATGCGGCAACGGCAGGCTTGCCACGTATTTCCTCGACAGGTCCCATTGGCCTCCCGAAACTTGAATCGATACGTATTGGAGAAGTTGGTACGCAATTTCACTGTTCAAGTAGGCGAGAATGGCCAAGAAAACTTCTTCGTCGGTAACCGGCATTGCCACTGCGCCTTTTTCCAAGAGCCATGCGTTGCCAACTACGACGACGAAGTCGCCAGTTTGATCGAACGCAAAGGACCGAATCCCCCCAAAATACTTTGAAACGATCTTGGGAACCCTTTGTTCTTGCCAAGAGCGGTGCCAGAGCAAGTCCCACCAGTTGAGATCGGCTTTTCGGAGGCTCTTCCGTTTGGAAAGTCTTCCTTTTGCGGGCGACAGGTACTCAGTGAAGTAAGTTGGCACGTAATCGTGGAGCTCGTTTTCGCTGTTGATATTTGGCAAGCCGGTACTGTAAGGGTAGAAGACATAATAGTTGTCATTGAGTTTTCCGTCTGAAATGGACACGTTCATGACTGCCGGACGAAAGAATCTCCTCTCAGTTTTCGGGAGCTTCTGAGCATACTCTTTCGCCACAATGAAAACATCGTTGCCCAGTCGGACGCCCTGTTTGATATCGAATAACTTCCTCGCTGCTATAGTTCGCTTGGTGCGGTGCAGACTTTTGAAAGTTGTCCAAGCCGCGTATCCCCGCGCCACCCATGGAGCACCAGTTCGTCCAATATCTTCCCGGTCGTAGACTGAAAATCCTTCCTCCAGAAGCGGTTCAGGTTCCGCACCGCGCCATCTGCGTAGGCCGCGCAGAGCCCTGTTGAGCGAACCGGGGCGGGAGTCTGACCACAAAATGGCAGTCGGCAGGGCGCTAGCAGGGTGGCGTCTTCCCACATACATTCCAGCATCGACAAGCGCCCGCGCAAAAACACTCTGGTCTCCAAGCCGGGCGATTAATTGAGGAACTAACGTGCCGGCGATCGCTTCCCGAACACCACCACCAGACGACCCTTCCAGCAGAGAATTTGGAGCAATCA
This region includes:
- a CDS encoding AAA domain-containing protein, giving the protein MAWPAALAKGMGLEISEQRRQSVEKARQAWIKKLIDLSRRNNLLYYRSLKWGTLSLSLESSERWAALLRGETVPLKSLVGNISDDDLILKALGIWRRALANQEEKGLATMFVALGMATWKAADGGRNTESPILLLPVALEMKGHAGTSLSIHRGGPVQTNLVLLHVLETEFGVVISPDEVLSLLQGHEEEEVFDPSPVYERFKEACTSVPEFTIRDVAVLGNFAFQKMAMVRDLQGGSEQLVSSDLIAALSGDTEAKESIGAKAQSPDPREFDKVPPQSEFLILDADSSQQSAIAAVLAGQSAVIHGPPGTGKSQTIANLVASLAAAGKRVLFVAEKRAALQVVLKRLQQVGLEKIAIDLHGADVSPKRVMEQVAAALNTVRQALPVDCDGMHQRYVERRDRLNRHVESLHRRRKPSDMSVYELQGMLLRLQTEAGAETRWRGPELIKIEKAGPGKVRDLLREAGGLSSLFLRCDPSPWNGVKLDDGTAAQYALDLVARLSSETWPAFMESMAEVTKAVGFRIPTTVKEAQETYSLLDAVRTTLDSYTSEIFKQDIQAMVRALAAGGGGGLKAVWSWCTSGDYRRARSQALTYRTAGKAKSAQLSAELSAADDQRIRWALLSGYSSSPQRVAGHSEAHKKLKLALADLAALASIIGQRQFDAVPLVELTTSLDGLAKDRLTPMRLPKLCEVERGLESSGVGKLVEELRKKKLDRERFIASFDFCWYSSCLEAAQFEDPEIAGFNGRTQDGFVEEFKALDKERIRIAASRVRRAYAERAIAAMNEHKSEEYVIRSEAEKKRRHRPLRALFSDARHVLTAVCPCWMASPLSVSQLLDADRHFDFVIFDEASQVLPEDAIPAIMRGTHLVVAGDRWQLPPTTFFAAAEEDELADDESNAAIEGYESLLDTTNAFMPSWYLDWHYRSRDETLISFSNYHIYQNRLVTFPGPGGSPVIQHFLVEQPLGLDGQEESCSAEVQKVVDLVLEHAENRPSESLGIIAMGIRHADRVQRALDQALAQRPQLAPFFDPNAEDRFFVKNLERVQGDERDAIILTVGYGKDRGGNLPFRFGPLLSIGGQRRLNVAVTRARQRMTLVSSFSHLDMDMAKVKPGTGVELLRHYLEYAASGGKRLGDIASTAFPMNSFEAEVFDVLQSKGVPLLSQVGASNYRIDLVAQHPEQPGRCVLAIECDGASYHSSPTARDRDRLRQQQLENLGWKFHRIWSTDWFMRKDDEVTRALAAYENAVAAANSRNSAKASAPVPTWAISPRVKDRSRGPRPNISKRETITGYSEWELRAMISWIESDGRLRTDEEIIDELLPELGFQRRGARIDGVLKSTLEKYRTQGQNNK
- a CDS encoding ArdC family protein is translated as MKVEQAKQIASNAIEQLRQALEAGHSERLKDYLAAMARFRRYSWGNIMLIASQKPNATHLAGFHAWHKMGRFVKKGEKGILILAPVIRKKAENNRETEPDESSVAVGFRAAYVFDISQTDGQPLPEIGSVNGDPREYRERLAKFVAEQAIALEYSGEIAPARGTSSGGKITLLTGQSPAEEFATLAHETAHELMHRDERRSSTTKRIRETEAEAVAFVVCSAIALQTGSAAQDYIGLYGGDAKLLGESLEYVQRTATQILNAIGADDSSAPPA
- a CDS encoding N-6 DNA methylase — encoded protein: MNGTTGNFCLDFVGGVDRPSRCSAAWSCDVGHYITCFGDAVIVNRWDRQTTEESYSRRSVVQQLHEFHRHLEKTAPDRSQSIVAHVLRIFRQIRSALQEKTAGLRSLRVLLHLLASAATGQYRLVEGDLQVWGLTDEILDSSRQLADATWLPLYNDLSGIGRYQIIRPDFDLVLRHASGAIFQEAHIEVEISPTYWFPGFEHPGIVNPKAVPAETGIYFTPPALARTLAEEATRDISDLGGRPLFLFDPACGSGELLKECLRLLRLRKYPGPIRLLGCDRSPASVDMARFVLAWEKRVWPPDQVQIEITQQDSLLAARWPDSVDIVVMNPPFKSWYLMDNQEREAVTHFLGASNKPNLAMAFARRAIDIIRDGGTLAMIAPNSLLEGSSGGGVREAIAGTLVPQLIARLGDQSVFARALVDAGMYVGRRHPASALPTAILWSDSRPGSLNRALRGLRRWRGAEPEPLLEEGFSVYDREDIGRTGAPWVARGYAAWTTFKSLHRTKRTIAARKLFDIKQGVRLGNDVFIVAKEYAQKLPKTERRFFRPAVMNVSISDGKLNDNYYVFYPYSTGLPNINSENELHDYVPTYFTEYLSPAKGRLSKRKSLRKADLNWWDLLWHRSWQEQRVPKIVSKYFGGIRSFAFDQTGDFVVVVGNAWLLEKGAVAMPVTDEEVFLAILAYLNSEIAYQLLQYVSIQVSGGQWDLSRKYVASLPLPHVSKLGQADLNKLVQIGLRISQGKIDRWANVNDSVLSVLNG